The following are from one region of the Edwardsiella tarda ATCC 15947 = NBRC 105688 genome:
- the sohB gene encoding protease SohB, which yields MEWLSLYSLFLAKAATLLVAVAALVLLVLGLRQRQGHGGGELQLTDLGEQYREMQRNMRSARLQGAALKQWRRLQKKVAKAEEKQRKAEARGGLLAAEKPCIYVLDFKGSMDAHEVTSLREEISAVLAVAGPQDSVLLRLESPGGVVHGYGLAASQLQRLRQAGVRLTVAVDKVAASGGYMMACVADRIVAAPFAIIGSIGVVAQIPNFNRWLKKNDVDVELHTAGEFKRTLTLFGENTEAGREKFCQELDETHRLFKQFVQRQRPSLDVDAVATGEHWYGEQALEKGLVDELSTSDDLLIAEMEQAEVIAVRYMRRKGLMARMGMAAAQGADSLLLRWWQRGQRPLP from the coding sequence GTGGAGTGGTTATCCTTATATAGCCTGTTTTTGGCCAAGGCGGCGACGCTGCTGGTGGCTGTGGCGGCGTTGGTGTTATTGGTGCTCGGGTTACGTCAGCGCCAAGGGCATGGCGGCGGTGAGCTGCAACTGACGGATCTGGGCGAACAGTACCGTGAGATGCAGCGCAACATGCGTAGCGCCCGCCTACAGGGAGCCGCATTGAAACAGTGGCGCCGTTTGCAGAAGAAGGTGGCGAAGGCCGAGGAGAAACAGCGTAAGGCGGAGGCGCGAGGGGGATTGTTGGCCGCCGAGAAGCCCTGCATCTACGTGCTGGACTTTAAGGGCAGCATGGATGCTCACGAAGTGACTTCGCTGCGTGAGGAGATCAGCGCGGTATTGGCGGTCGCCGGCCCCCAGGATAGTGTGTTACTGCGCCTGGAAAGCCCCGGCGGGGTAGTGCATGGCTATGGGCTGGCGGCTTCGCAGCTACAGCGCCTGCGTCAGGCCGGCGTGCGTCTGACGGTGGCGGTGGATAAGGTGGCGGCCAGCGGCGGTTACATGATGGCCTGTGTCGCCGATCGCATCGTGGCGGCGCCCTTCGCCATCATCGGCTCGATCGGTGTCGTGGCGCAGATCCCTAACTTTAACCGTTGGTTAAAGAAGAATGATGTCGATGTCGAGCTGCATACCGCCGGTGAGTTTAAGCGCACCCTGACGCTCTTCGGCGAAAACACCGAGGCGGGGCGCGAGAAGTTTTGCCAGGAGCTGGATGAGACGCATCGTTTATTTAAGCAGTTCGTCCAGCGTCAGCGGCCATCGCTGGATGTCGATGCGGTGGCGACGGGTGAGCATTGGTACGGTGAGCAGGCGTTGGAGAAGGGGTTGGTGGATGAGTTGAGCACCAGCGATGATCTGCTCATTGCCGAGATGGAGCAGGCCGAGGTGATCGCGGTGCGTTATATGCGCCGTAAGGGGCTGATGGCTCGCATGGGCATGGCGGCGGCACAAGGGGCGGATAGCCTGCTGCTGCGTTGGTGGCAGCGTGGTCAGCGCCCCTTACCCTAA
- the cobO gene encoding cob(I)yrinic acid a,c-diamide adenosyltransferase: MDQQRHQQRQQRLKEKVDARIAAAREERGIVIIFTGNGKGKSSAAFGTVARSVGHGKRAAVAQFIKGTWENGERNLLEPHGVEFQVMASGFTWETQDRQADIEAAEQVWHHAQRMLADPHLDLVVLDELTYMVSYHYLPLEEVVAALRARPPHQSVIITGRACHRDLIALADTVSEIRPEKHAFNAGIKAQKGIDW; the protein is encoded by the coding sequence ATGGATCAACAGCGCCACCAGCAGCGCCAGCAACGCCTGAAAGAGAAGGTGGATGCCCGCATCGCCGCCGCCCGTGAGGAGCGCGGTATCGTGATCATCTTCACCGGCAACGGCAAGGGAAAAAGTAGCGCCGCTTTCGGCACCGTCGCCCGTAGCGTCGGCCATGGTAAACGGGCCGCCGTCGCACAGTTTATCAAGGGCACCTGGGAGAATGGTGAACGCAACCTACTCGAGCCACACGGCGTCGAATTCCAGGTGATGGCCAGCGGCTTCACCTGGGAGACTCAAGATCGGCAGGCGGACATCGAGGCCGCCGAGCAGGTCTGGCACCACGCGCAACGCATGCTGGCCGACCCGCATCTCGATCTGGTGGTATTGGATGAGCTGACCTACATGGTCAGTTACCATTATCTGCCGCTGGAGGAGGTCGTTGCCGCGTTACGTGCCCGTCCCCCCCATCAGTCGGTGATCATCACCGGACGGGCCTGCCACCGCGATCTGATCGCCTTGGCGGATACGGTGAGTGAAATCCGCCCAGAAAAGCATGCCTTCAACGCCGGTATCAAGGCGCAGAAAGGCATCGACTGGTAA
- the topA gene encoding type I DNA topoisomerase, which yields MGKALVIVESPAKAKTINKYLGNDYVVKSSVGHIRDLPTSGSASKKGAASTDDKTKTKVKKNERDALVNRMGVDPYHDWQAHYEILPGKEKVVAELKSLAEKADHIYLATDLDREGEAIAWHLREVIGGDDGRYSRVVFNEITKNAIQQAFSHPGELNIDRVNAQQARRFMDRVVGYMVSPLLWKKVARGLSAGRVQSVAVRLIVEREREIKAFVPEEYWELRADLAVGAETNFQAQVTHCNDKPFKPVNAQQSQAAVSALEHARFVVREREDKPTSSKPSAPFITSTLQQAASTRLGFGVKKTMMMAQRLYEAGYITYMRTDSTNLSQDALNMVRAYIGDNFGAEYLPAQANVYASKDNSQEAHEAIRPSDVKVSADDLKGMEDDALKLYQLIWRQFVACQMTPAKYDASTITVQAADYTLKARGRTLRFDGWTRVLPQLRKGDEDRTLPAVESGRALDLLQLQPSQHFTKPPARFSEASLVRELEKRGIGRPSTYAAIISTIQDRGYVRTDNRRFYAEKMGEIVTDRLEENFRELMSYDFTAHMEDGLDRVANAQADWRGVLDGFFSDFSQQLEVAEKTPEEGGMRPNPMVLTSIACPTCERAMGIRTASTGVFLGCSGYALPPKERCKTTINLIPEAEVLNVLEGEDAETNALRAKRRCPKCGTAMDSYLIDNHRKLHVCGNNPACDGYEVEEGEFRIKGYDGPVVECDKCGAEMHLKMGRFGKYMGCTNEACKNTRKILRNGEVAPPKEDPVPLPELACEKSDAYFVLRDGAAGVFLAANTFPKSRETRAPLVAELFRFRDRLPEKLRYLADAPQQDEHGNPTLVRFSRKTKQQYVSSEKEGKATGWSAFFVDGKWVESEKK from the coding sequence ATGGGTAAAGCTCTCGTTATAGTTGAGTCCCCGGCAAAGGCCAAAACCATAAATAAGTATCTCGGCAATGACTACGTGGTGAAGTCCAGCGTCGGTCATATCCGCGATTTGCCGACCAGTGGCTCAGCCAGTAAGAAGGGCGCTGCCTCGACCGACGACAAAACCAAGACCAAGGTCAAGAAGAACGAGCGCGATGCGCTGGTCAATCGCATGGGGGTCGACCCTTATCACGACTGGCAGGCGCATTACGAAATTCTGCCGGGCAAAGAGAAGGTGGTCGCGGAGCTAAAGTCTCTGGCCGAAAAAGCTGACCACATCTATCTGGCAACCGACTTGGACCGCGAAGGGGAGGCCATCGCCTGGCATCTGCGTGAGGTGATCGGCGGCGATGATGGGCGCTATAGCCGCGTGGTGTTTAACGAAATTACCAAGAACGCTATCCAGCAAGCCTTTAGCCATCCTGGCGAACTGAATATCGATCGCGTCAACGCCCAGCAGGCGCGCCGTTTTATGGATCGCGTGGTCGGTTATATGGTGTCGCCGCTGCTGTGGAAGAAGGTCGCGCGCGGCCTCTCTGCGGGGCGTGTACAGTCGGTGGCTGTGCGGTTGATCGTTGAGCGGGAGCGGGAGATTAAGGCGTTTGTGCCGGAAGAGTATTGGGAGTTACGCGCCGATCTCGCCGTCGGTGCCGAGACGAACTTCCAGGCTCAAGTGACCCACTGCAACGATAAACCGTTTAAACCGGTCAATGCGCAACAGAGCCAGGCGGCCGTTAGCGCGTTGGAACATGCCCGTTTCGTGGTGCGTGAACGGGAAGATAAACCGACCAGCAGCAAGCCATCGGCCCCCTTTATCACCTCGACGCTACAACAAGCCGCCAGTACGCGTTTGGGCTTCGGGGTGAAGAAGACCATGATGATGGCACAGCGTCTGTATGAAGCGGGCTACATCACCTATATGCGTACCGACTCGACCAACCTGAGCCAGGACGCCCTGAATATGGTGCGCGCCTATATCGGCGACAACTTCGGTGCCGAGTATCTGCCCGCGCAGGCTAACGTCTATGCCAGCAAGGATAACTCGCAGGAGGCGCACGAGGCGATCCGTCCATCCGATGTGAAGGTCTCCGCCGACGACCTTAAGGGGATGGAAGACGACGCGCTGAAACTGTACCAACTGATCTGGCGTCAGTTCGTGGCCTGCCAGATGACGCCGGCCAAATATGATGCCAGCACCATTACCGTACAGGCGGCGGATTACACCCTGAAGGCGCGTGGGCGTACCCTGCGCTTCGACGGTTGGACACGGGTGTTGCCGCAGCTGCGTAAGGGCGACGAGGATCGGACGCTGCCAGCGGTGGAGAGCGGGCGGGCACTCGACCTGTTGCAGCTGCAACCCAGCCAACACTTTACCAAGCCGCCGGCTCGATTCAGCGAGGCCTCGTTGGTGCGCGAGTTGGAGAAGCGTGGCATCGGTCGCCCGTCGACCTATGCCGCCATCATCTCCACCATTCAGGATCGCGGCTATGTGCGCACCGATAATCGTCGTTTTTACGCCGAGAAGATGGGGGAGATCGTCACCGATCGCCTGGAAGAGAACTTCCGCGAATTGATGAGTTACGACTTCACCGCCCACATGGAAGATGGCTTGGATCGGGTTGCCAATGCCCAGGCCGACTGGCGCGGCGTGCTCGATGGTTTCTTTAGTGACTTCAGCCAGCAGCTTGAGGTCGCGGAGAAGACGCCGGAAGAGGGGGGAATGCGCCCCAATCCGATGGTATTAACCAGCATCGCCTGCCCGACCTGCGAGCGTGCGATGGGGATCCGTACCGCCAGCACCGGGGTATTCCTCGGCTGCTCCGGTTATGCGCTGCCGCCGAAGGAGCGTTGCAAGACCACCATCAATCTGATCCCCGAGGCCGAAGTCCTCAACGTGCTAGAGGGCGAGGACGCCGAGACCAATGCGCTACGCGCTAAGCGGCGTTGTCCGAAGTGTGGCACGGCGATGGACAGCTATCTGATCGATAACCATCGTAAGTTGCATGTCTGCGGTAATAACCCGGCGTGTGACGGTTACGAGGTGGAAGAGGGCGAGTTCCGCATCAAAGGGTATGATGGCCCGGTGGTGGAGTGCGATAAGTGCGGGGCCGAGATGCACCTGAAGATGGGGCGTTTCGGTAAGTATATGGGTTGCACCAACGAAGCCTGTAAGAATACCCGCAAGATCCTGCGTAACGGTGAGGTGGCGCCGCCGAAGGAGGATCCGGTGCCGTTGCCGGAGCTGGCGTGCGAGAAGTCCGACGCCTACTTCGTATTACGCGATGGTGCCGCCGGGGTATTCCTGGCCGCCAATACCTTCCCTAAATCGCGCGAGACCCGCGCGCCGTTAGTGGCGGAGCTGTTCCGTTTCCGCGATCGCCTGCCGGAGAAACTGCGCTATCTGGCCGATGCGCCGCAGCAGGATGAACACGGCAATCCGACGCTGGTGCGCTTTAGTCGTAAGACTAAGCAACAGTATGTCTCCAGCGAGAAAGAGGGCAAGGCTACCGGTTGGAGCGCCTTCTTCGTCGATGGCAAGTGGGTCGAGAGCGAGAAGAAGTAA
- a CDS encoding SLC13 family permease — translation MIRYRCVIGRLLTLLRDPLLSLPLLLAALLLPFSSLSARELAAGIDWRTLITLTGLLLLSKGIEGSGYFDWLGRRLLTRLHSERAIALLLVGASLPLAALLTNDVALFIVVPLTLTLKKLANLAVTRLIILEALAVNVGSLLTPIGNPQNILLWGHSGWGFWTFTGAMLPLAALLSVLLLTLTLFTTPRRQLCLPTFTAAGNLRRRQLGSCLALYPFFIIAIDAGQALAGLAVLLAALLYLAPTTLRRIDWPLLMVFITMFIDVRLLTSLPALADLSQRAAAMQGLPLYLSAIALSQTISNVPATILLLGIQPASLTLAYAVNIGGFGLALGSMANLIALRMAGERRIWGLFHLYSLPALLLAALAGWWLR, via the coding sequence GTGATACGCTACCGGTGCGTCATCGGACGCCTACTGACGCTGCTGCGCGATCCCCTGCTGAGTCTGCCACTGCTCTTGGCCGCGCTATTATTACCTTTCAGCTCACTCAGCGCGCGCGAGCTGGCGGCGGGGATCGACTGGCGCACCCTCATCACCCTGACCGGCCTGTTGCTGCTGAGTAAAGGGATCGAAGGTAGCGGCTACTTCGACTGGCTGGGACGACGCCTACTCACCCGCCTGCACAGCGAACGCGCCATCGCGCTACTGTTGGTCGGTGCCTCCCTACCGCTGGCGGCGCTGCTGACCAACGATGTGGCGCTGTTTATCGTGGTTCCGCTGACCCTGACGCTGAAGAAACTCGCTAACCTGGCCGTGACGCGCCTGATCATTTTAGAGGCGTTGGCGGTCAACGTCGGCTCACTGCTCACCCCCATCGGCAATCCCCAAAACATCCTGCTATGGGGCCACTCTGGCTGGGGATTCTGGACCTTCACCGGTGCCATGCTGCCGCTGGCGGCGTTACTCAGCGTGTTACTGCTCACGCTGACCCTGTTCACCACCCCGCGACGCCAGCTCTGCCTGCCGACCTTCACCGCGGCAGGTAACCTACGGCGGCGCCAACTCGGGAGCTGTCTCGCCCTCTACCCGTTCTTCATCATCGCCATCGATGCCGGTCAAGCGCTCGCCGGGTTGGCGGTGCTGCTGGCCGCCTTACTCTACCTTGCGCCGACGACCCTACGCCGCATCGACTGGCCGTTACTGATGGTGTTCATCACGATGTTTATCGATGTCCGCCTGTTGACCAGTCTACCCGCCCTGGCCGACCTCAGCCAACGGGCGGCGGCGATGCAAGGCCTCCCACTCTATCTCTCCGCCATCGCCCTGAGTCAGACGATCAGCAATGTGCCGGCCACCATCCTGTTGCTCGGGATCCAGCCCGCCAGTCTGACGCTCGCCTACGCGGTAAACATCGGTGGATTCGGGTTGGCGCTTGGCTCGATGGCCAACCTGATCGCCCTGCGCATGGCCGGAGAGCGCCGGATCTGGGGGCTATTTCATCTGTATAGTTTGCCCGCTCTGCTGCTGGCGGCGCTGGCCGGTTGGTGGTTACGTTAA
- a CDS encoding amino acid ABC transporter substrate-binding protein, whose amino-acid sequence MMKTTARALLALTLLSGSALAQSGNELAAIQAAGSIKFGTEGTYPPYTYHDASGKLVGFDVDIARAVAAKMGVKPEFVEGRWDGLIAGLSAKRYDAVINQVGITPERQAKFAFSDPYITSKAVLIVRDNNAQIKSFADLRDQKAAQSLTSNYAKLAQKYGAELVPTDGFNQSLELVISGRAAATLNDNLSYLDFRQHKPNAPLKVVAVAEQGADSAILVRKDQPQLVQALNQALSEIRADGTYHTISQRYFGSDVSQ is encoded by the coding sequence ATGATGAAAACAACAGCACGGGCATTACTGGCCCTCACCCTGCTCAGCGGCAGCGCACTGGCTCAGAGCGGCAATGAACTGGCAGCCATTCAGGCTGCTGGCAGCATTAAATTCGGCACCGAAGGCACCTATCCCCCCTATACCTATCATGATGCCAGCGGCAAACTGGTCGGCTTCGATGTGGACATCGCCCGTGCCGTCGCCGCCAAGATGGGGGTGAAGCCGGAGTTTGTCGAGGGACGCTGGGACGGGCTGATCGCCGGCCTGTCGGCCAAGCGCTACGACGCGGTAATCAACCAGGTGGGGATCACCCCGGAACGTCAGGCTAAGTTCGCCTTCTCCGATCCCTACATCACCTCGAAGGCGGTGCTGATCGTGCGTGACAACAACGCCCAGATCAAAAGCTTTGCCGATCTGCGTGACCAGAAGGCGGCGCAGAGTCTGACCAGTAACTATGCCAAACTGGCGCAAAAGTATGGCGCGGAGTTGGTACCGACCGACGGTTTTAACCAGTCACTGGAGTTGGTGATCAGCGGGCGAGCGGCGGCCACCCTCAACGATAACCTCTCCTACCTCGACTTCCGGCAGCATAAACCGAACGCGCCTCTCAAGGTGGTCGCCGTCGCCGAACAGGGCGCCGACTCGGCCATCCTGGTGCGTAAGGATCAGCCGCAGTTGGTACAGGCACTGAACCAGGCGCTGAGCGAGATCCGCGCCGATGGCACCTACCATACTATCTCGCAGCGTTACTTCGGCAGCGACGTCTCCCAGTAA
- a CDS encoding YciN family protein has product MLYETAPITREQLLAEANQIIRDHEDYMQGMVATDVEQKGNVLVFRGEFFLDKDGLPTPKSTAAFNMFKHLAHTLSEKYHLAD; this is encoded by the coding sequence ATGTTGTATGAAACTGCCCCGATCACCCGCGAACAACTGTTGGCCGAGGCCAATCAGATCATCCGCGATCACGAAGATTACATGCAGGGAATGGTGGCTACCGACGTCGAACAGAAAGGGAATGTGCTCGTCTTTCGTGGCGAGTTTTTCTTGGATAAGGATGGGCTACCGACGCCGAAGAGTACCGCAGCCTTCAACATGTTCAAACACCTGGCTCACACGCTGTCAGAAAAATACCATCTGGCCGATTGA
- a CDS encoding DNA polymerase III subunit theta, whose protein sequence is MSFNLATLSQEQMDRVNVDLAAGSVSYKERYHMPVIAEQVEREQPEALRGYFRERLHYYRTLSLATLPYEPDGGR, encoded by the coding sequence ATGAGTTTTAATCTGGCCACGCTATCCCAAGAGCAGATGGATCGCGTCAATGTCGATCTGGCCGCCGGGAGCGTATCCTACAAAGAGCGTTACCATATGCCGGTGATCGCCGAACAGGTCGAGCGCGAGCAGCCCGAGGCGCTACGCGGCTATTTTCGGGAGCGTCTGCACTATTACCGCACCCTGTCGCTCGCCACCCTGCCCTACGAACCCGACGGCGGCCGTTAA
- the rluB gene encoding 23S rRNA pseudouridine(2605) synthase RluB: MSEKLQKVLARAGHGSRREIEALIKEGRVSVDGKLATLGDRVEVTANMKIRVDGRVVSIRESEQEICRVLAYYKPEGELCTRRDPEGRPTVFDRLPRLRGSRWIAVGRLDINTSGLLLFTTDGELANRLMHPSREVEREYAVRVFGQVDEDKLRQLSRGVQLEDGPASFKSISFQGGEGLNQWYNVTLTEGRNREVRRLWEAVGVQVSRLIRVRYGDLTLPKGLPRGGWQELPLENINYLRELVELKAESTSKLPVERERRRMKANQIRRAVKRHSQHGSSSRRAPAAKRG, from the coding sequence ATGAGCGAAAAATTACAGAAGGTTCTTGCCCGCGCCGGTCATGGCTCCCGTCGTGAAATCGAGGCGTTGATCAAAGAGGGGCGCGTGAGTGTGGACGGTAAACTGGCCACGCTGGGTGACCGCGTGGAGGTCACCGCCAACATGAAGATCCGCGTCGATGGCCGCGTCGTCTCCATCCGCGAATCCGAACAAGAGATCTGCCGTGTTCTGGCCTACTACAAACCGGAGGGTGAGCTGTGTACCCGCCGCGATCCGGAAGGTCGTCCGACGGTGTTTGACCGCCTGCCCCGCCTGCGTGGCTCCCGCTGGATCGCCGTCGGGCGTCTGGATATTAACACCTCCGGTCTGCTGCTGTTTACCACCGATGGCGAGTTGGCAAACCGCCTGATGCACCCGAGCCGCGAGGTTGAGCGTGAGTATGCGGTGCGCGTCTTCGGTCAGGTGGACGAGGATAAGCTGCGTCAGCTTAGCCGCGGTGTTCAGTTGGAAGATGGCCCGGCCAGCTTCAAGAGCATCAGCTTCCAGGGCGGCGAAGGGTTGAACCAATGGTACAACGTGACGCTGACGGAAGGGCGTAACCGTGAGGTGCGTCGCCTGTGGGAGGCCGTCGGCGTGCAGGTCAGTCGTCTGATCCGCGTCCGTTATGGCGATCTGACCCTGCCGAAGGGCTTGCCGCGTGGCGGCTGGCAGGAGCTGCCGTTGGAGAACATTAACTACCTGCGTGAGTTGGTGGAACTGAAGGCCGAGAGCACCAGCAAGCTGCCGGTGGAGCGCGAGCGTCGCCGCATGAAGGCGAACCAGATCCGGCGAGCCGTCAAGCGTCACAGCCAGCACGGTAGCTCGAGCCGTCGCGCCCCGGCCGCCAAACGCGGTTAA
- a CDS encoding helix-turn-helix domain-containing protein, with protein MTQQQRNTALVCALSEWIEQHLGRDIYLDELARYSGYSLWHMQKIFRETTGLSLGRYIRLRKLTGAARRLRHSDDGIIDIALCYGFASQSHFTYMFRKHFGVTPTRYRLLADLPFTPPAPLHQQYATVQSA; from the coding sequence ATGACACAGCAACAACGTAACACCGCTCTGGTCTGTGCCCTGAGCGAATGGATCGAGCAACATCTGGGACGCGATATCTACCTGGATGAGTTGGCGCGTTACTCCGGCTACTCGTTATGGCATATGCAGAAGATCTTCCGCGAAACCACCGGCCTATCGCTGGGGCGCTACATCCGCCTGCGTAAGTTAACCGGTGCCGCACGCCGTTTACGTCATAGTGACGATGGCATCATCGACATCGCACTGTGTTACGGTTTTGCCTCGCAATCGCACTTTACCTATATGTTCCGCAAACACTTCGGCGTGACACCAACCCGTTACCGTCTGCTGGCCGACTTACCGTTTACCCCCCCCGCGCCGTTGCATCAACAGTATGCGACGGTACAAAGCGCCTGA
- a CDS encoding adenosylcobalamin/alpha-ribazole phosphatase yields the protein MELYLVRHGQTQANLDGVYCGRSNLPLTAQGQLQAQAVARQLQGVAFDVAYASRLLRTQQTLRPIIGEQGAFHVHAGLDEMDFGDWELRHHRDLAREQSAAYQAWCDDWRHAAPPQGESFTAFSARVTATLDELVVRHAGQRVLLVAHQGVLALLCAHLLGMAADQMWHFTFAQGCHSLISIDHDFALLRRLNDRGVG from the coding sequence ATGGAACTGTATCTGGTGCGTCATGGTCAGACTCAAGCTAACCTGGATGGCGTCTACTGCGGGCGCAGTAATCTGCCGCTGACGGCGCAAGGGCAGCTGCAGGCACAGGCGGTCGCGCGCCAGTTACAGGGGGTGGCGTTCGACGTCGCCTATGCCAGTCGCCTGTTGCGTACCCAACAAACCTTGCGGCCGATCATCGGTGAGCAGGGCGCCTTCCATGTGCACGCGGGGTTGGATGAGATGGATTTCGGTGACTGGGAGCTGCGTCATCACCGCGATCTGGCGCGTGAGCAGAGCGCGGCCTACCAGGCGTGGTGCGATGACTGGCGGCATGCCGCGCCGCCGCAGGGGGAGAGCTTCACGGCTTTCAGCGCACGGGTGACGGCGACGCTCGACGAGTTGGTGGTGCGTCACGCCGGACAGCGGGTGCTGCTGGTCGCCCATCAGGGGGTGCTGGCGCTGTTGTGCGCCCATCTGTTGGGGATGGCGGCGGATCAGATGTGGCATTTCACCTTTGCTCAAGGTTGCCATAGCCTGATCTCCATCGATCACGACTTCGCGCTACTGCGCCGCCTTAACGACCGTGGCGTCGGCTGA
- a CDS encoding YciK family oxidoreductase codes for MTVSLPGQAYLAPADLLQDRIILVTGASAGIGREAALSYARHGAQLILLGRDGTRLETLAQQIVAEGAPRPHLIRCDLLTLNEAQSRALVADLGQRVDRLDGLLHSAGLLGDIAPLAQQDYDQWQAVMQVNVNTQFLLTRDLLPLLQRAPRASLIFTSSSVGRQGRAGWGAYAVSKFATEGMMQVWAEELAASSVRVNAINPGATRTAMRASAYPDEDPHTLLTPAQIMPLYLYLMGDDSQNVHGRSLDAQPGRRPGRAG; via the coding sequence ATGACCGTTTCCCTGCCGGGCCAAGCCTACCTTGCCCCCGCCGATCTGTTACAGGATCGTATCATTCTGGTGACGGGTGCCAGCGCCGGCATTGGCCGTGAAGCCGCGCTCAGCTATGCCCGCCACGGTGCGCAACTGATCCTGCTGGGGCGCGATGGCACACGATTAGAGACGCTGGCGCAGCAGATCGTCGCCGAAGGGGCGCCACGTCCCCATCTCATCCGTTGCGATCTGCTGACCCTGAATGAGGCGCAGAGCCGAGCGCTGGTCGCGGATCTCGGTCAACGCGTCGATCGACTGGACGGCCTGCTGCACAGCGCCGGCCTGTTGGGTGACATCGCGCCATTGGCGCAACAAGATTATGACCAATGGCAGGCGGTGATGCAGGTCAACGTCAACACCCAATTCCTGTTGACGCGCGATCTGCTGCCGCTGTTGCAGCGCGCCCCCCGCGCCTCGCTCATCTTCACCAGCTCCAGCGTTGGCCGCCAGGGTCGCGCCGGTTGGGGGGCCTACGCCGTCTCGAAGTTCGCCACCGAGGGCATGATGCAGGTCTGGGCCGAGGAGCTCGCGGCCAGTTCGGTGCGGGTCAACGCCATCAACCCGGGGGCGACGCGGACCGCCATGCGCGCCAGCGCCTATCCCGATGAGGATCCCCACACCCTGCTCACCCCGGCGCAGATCATGCCGCTGTATCTCTACCTGATGGGAGATGATAGCCAAAACGTACATGGTCGTAGCCTGGACGCCCAACCCGGCCGTCGTCCCGGTCGAGCCGGCTAA
- the cobS gene encoding adenosylcobinamide-GDP ribazoletransferase, translating to MKLFLATLQFMTRIPVSPRCSDDLALSDYPRGIIYFPFVGLLVGVISALAYGVLATTYGSWLGAVAAVLASALVTGAFHLDGLADTCDGLFSARPRDRMLEIMRDSRIGTNGTLALIFVILMEVVLIQRLAGSSLHIYAVLVALPLVSRTLLAVMMYRQRYARESGMGNLYIGKISGSHYALTLAIGLLLTFGLLHWQGLLAFFIAYLFALIYRAFINMRLGGQTGDTLGAANELSALVFLLALY from the coding sequence ATGAAACTTTTCCTGGCGACCTTGCAGTTTATGACCCGCATCCCGGTCTCTCCACGTTGTAGCGATGACCTGGCGCTGAGCGACTATCCGCGCGGCATTATTTACTTTCCCTTTGTTGGCCTGCTGGTCGGGGTAATCAGTGCGTTGGCCTATGGCGTGTTGGCGACCACCTATGGCAGTTGGCTGGGGGCGGTGGCGGCGGTATTGGCCAGCGCGCTGGTGACCGGCGCCTTTCATCTTGACGGCCTGGCCGATACCTGTGATGGGTTGTTCTCCGCCCGCCCGCGCGATCGCATGTTGGAGATCATGCGGGACAGCCGTATCGGCACCAATGGTACGCTGGCGTTGATCTTCGTGATCCTGATGGAGGTGGTGTTGATCCAGCGTCTGGCGGGGTCGTCGTTGCATATCTACGCCGTGCTGGTGGCTCTGCCGCTGGTGAGTCGCACCCTGCTGGCGGTGATGATGTACCGCCAGCGTTACGCGCGCGAGAGCGGCATGGGGAATCTGTATATCGGCAAGATCAGCGGTAGCCACTACGCCTTGACCTTGGCGATCGGCCTGCTGCTAACCTTTGGCCTGCTGCATTGGCAGGGGTTGCTGGCCTTCTTCATCGCCTACCTGTTCGCCCTGATTTACCGCGCCTTCATTAACATGCGTCTGGGTGGGCAGACGGGGGATACGCTGGGCGCCGCCAATGAGTTGTCTGCGTTGGTATTCCTGTTGGCATTGTACTGA